Below is a window of Chloroflexota bacterium DNA.
CGCTCCGTCCCACCCAGTTCGTCTGCATGATGTTTATCCGCTCTGGCCATTGCATACGCGAGTGATCCAGGAGCTCTTCAGCATAGCGGGTGATCCGGAAGAACCACTGCTCTATGTCTTTTCTGATGACCGGGGTGTCGCAGCGCTCACATTTGCCTTCACCGATAACTTGCTCATTGGCCAGCACGGTCTGACAGTGTGGGCACCAGTTAACGGGGGCTCTAGCTCTGTAGGCCAACCCGGCATGATATAGTTTGAGGAACAGCCATTGTGTCCAGCGGTAGTACTCTGGAAGGCAGGTGATCACCTCTCGGTTCCAGTCGTAGCACGAGCCCATTCGCTTAAGCTGACGCCGCATATTCTCGATGTTTTGCATCGTCCAGGTAGACGGATGGATACCCCGGCTGATAGCGGCATTTTCAGCAGGAAGCCCGAAGGCATCAAAGCCCATGGGATGGAGGACGTTGTATCCTTGCATTCGCTTGAAGCGGGCGTGGGTATCGGAGGGGGCCATGGCGTACCAATGGCCGATGTGGAGATCCCCCGATGTATAGGGGAACATGGTCAACTCATACCACTTAGGGCGGCTGGTGTCCTCTCTTACGCGGTAGATTCCGTCGACAGCCCACTTCTCTTGCCATTTGGGCTCGATCTCGCCCGGGTTGTATTTAGGTATCATCCTTGCTTGCATCATAAGTTTACCAAAAAGTGCTATTGATGCAAAGGAAAGGCGTAGTTTCTCGATCAGCGATTGGAGTCAGGATGCCCTATGTCAGAGCGAGGTCGCCTCAGGCGGCCGTGGCTATCCCTGGGGTGGGGGATTGGGAAGCACATCAGGGGGGCAGGGGCATGCTCATAAATCGCCAGGCCTTGCCCCACTTGCCTTGTCCTGTAACATTGATTTAACCTGAGGGTATGATAGATAAGCAGGAAGAAATTGAAGAGGTCCTGGCTTGAAGGATGGGAGGATGGCGTCTTACGTTGGCCTTTATCGCCGTGGCGGACTTAGCCAGCGGGTAGAAGAGGCCAGACAAATTCTGAGGAGTTGCAGGGTGTGTCCGCATGACTGCCAGGCCAATCGCCTAGGGAGCGAGTTAGGCAAATGCCGTACAGGAGCACGGGCGCTGGTCTCCAGCTATGGCCCCCACTTCGGCGAGGAAGCGCCGCTGGTGGGCCGGGGTGGCTCAGGGACGATATTCTTCACCAATTGCAATCTGAAATGTGTCTTCTGCCAGAATTACTCCATAAGCCAGATGGGGGAGGGGAGGGAGGTCAGCACGGAGGAGGTGGCGGCAATGATGCTTTTTCTTCAGAAGAGGGGATGCCATAATATCAATCTGGTGAGTCCGACACATGTGGTCCCCCAAATCCTGGAGGCCCTGGAGCTGGCTGTTGCCGAGGGCCTTTCCGCCCCTCTGGTATACAACAGCGGCGGGTACGACTCGGTGGAAACCCTGAAGCTCCTGGAGGGGATAGTGGACATCTACATGCCTGATATGAAGTACTCCGATAATGAAATCGCCCGACAGTATTCCGGCATTGATAACTACCCGTCAGTGAACAGAGCAGCGGTAAATGAGATGCATCGGCAGGTGGGCGATCTCGAGGTAGATGAGTGGGGGATTGCCATCAAGGGCCTGCTGATCCGTCACCTGGTGTTGCCCCACGGGCTGGCGGGGACTGAGGAGATCGCCCGCTTTCTGGCCAGAGAGATTTCCCTCAATACCTACCTCAACGTTATGGCACAATATCACCCTTGCCACCAGGCCTTCCGCTTTCCCTTGCTGAGCCGGTCTATTGCCAGGGAAGAGTTCGCCGAAGCCGTTGACCTGGCTCGGCGGCAGGGGCTAAAGCGCCTTGACAGACTTCATGCTTTTCTAGAATGAGGGTTGGATGACTGTTTATGATTGTGGATCTGATTCCAGTTTGGCGTCGCTTCACGCCCTGGTCAGAGGTCTGGTGCAGGGCGTCTATTTTCGCGCCTTTGTGCGGCAACATGCCACGGCCTTAGGCCTAACTGGCTATGTGCGCAACCTGCCTCATACTGGGGCCGTAGAGGTGAAAGCTGAGGGAGAGAGGTCGCGGCTGGAGGAACTGCTGAAGCACCTGCGCCGCGGCCCCGTGGACGCCAGGGTTGAGAGGGTGGAGGTGGAATGGGGAGAGTACAGCGGGGATTTCCTCGGCTTCATCATAAGGCACTAAGAGCCTCTGGAGGCACATCTCTTTGTAGCTGTGGGCGCCTTTGGTGGGCCAGAATTTGCTCAGGTGGCCCTGACTAGGAGAAGGCCGTGCTTATCAAGATGCCCACGCCTGCCAGGAGAGGCGTCAGCAGTGTGACCATGACGTTGCGAGCCAGGAAAGGTATCAGGTTATCTATATCCTCGGAGTATCTCAAAACACCCCTCACCGCCTGAATCCCCAGAGGCAGGGTGAGCAGGCCGAGCAGGGCGCCCCACGGCAACTTCTGGAAGGCCACCGAGAAAACCAACCAGACGTAGGTAGCTAAAATCAACCCGGCGTATATCTTGGCACTGCGCTCTCTCCCCAGGGTTATAAGAAGGTGACGCCTGGCTCCTGCCCTATCCGCTTCAACGTCAGGAAACTGGTTCAGCAGCAGGAGGTTACTCACCAGGAACCCGGGTATCATCGATGCCAGCCCGGCTGACAGGGTATATTCGCCTGTCTGAGTGAAGTAGATGCCCAAGACCATCAGAGGGCCAAACCCCAGCCCAGGGGCTATGGCGCAGAGCAGAGGGTCCTTGGTCAGGTGAGTGGTGTAGAAATACACCACCAGAACACCCAGAACGCCAATGGGAAGTATCCTCCACGTGTATTCAGAAATGAAATATGCTCCGATGGCGGCCACTGCCAGAAGACAAGCTATACCGAAGATGAAGACCTTTCGTGGACTGAGCAGGCCAGCAGGCAGTATGCCGCTGCCGCCACTGAAGGGCGTCCTTCTGGTATTCAAGTCTATCCCCGTTTGGTAATCGAAGTAGTCGTTGAGCACATTGACGCTGATGTGGGCTAGCAACGCGCCCAGGAAAGCCAGACCAAAATGTAGCGCATTTAGCTCCCGCGTATCATAAACCGCTGTGGCTAGACCGAGAAGGACGCACGCCGGAACCAGAAGCAAGAATGACGGACGCGTTTCCAGGAACCAGGTTCTCACTGTTGCCATCAAGATACTCCGCTAGTACCAGTCACCCTGTTTTACCGTTGTGACAAACCCACGCCAATAGTAGCACAGAGAAAAAATGTCTTCAAATCCGCGATCCGACCGCTTGCGCAACGCGGATGAAGCCTTGCTGTGTAGCCTCTGCCGGCCTATGTCCATTGACCCCTGGCACGGGGAAGTTAGAACATGGATCGGGTTGGTAAACAGCCTTGCACCACTCTGGCTTGACAGGATCGCTGCCTCGCTCTATGCTCATGGATAGCCTGGCTGTAAAGGGGGAACGCCCATGTTGCTGGCACTAGCTATCATATTCCTGGCTCTTGGACTCATCGCTCTGATTCTGGGCGCTCGCCGCATTGCCTCATGCACTTTTCGTATTGCCGAATTCCTGTTCATCGTGGCCCTCATCATCTTTGTGGCCTTGCTGGTTGTGTATTTGCTCCGGTAGCCCGTTAGCCCTGTGGGGTGGATGCGGATGAAGAAAAAACCTAGGGAAAGGATTGGAAGACCTGGAGGGACTGTCAGACGTCGAGGTTTTTGACGCTCTTGGCGTGGGCCTGGATGAAGGCCTTGCGCGGCGGCACTTCCTCTCCCATCAACATGTGGAAGACCTCGTCGGCCTTAGCCGCCTCTTCTATATGCACTTGAAGCATAGTCCTCGTGGCAGGGTTCATGGTGGTTTCCCACAACTGCTCGGGGCTCATCTCTCCTAGCCCTTTGTACCGCTGGACTTCTGCCTTCCTGCTCTTGTCTCCTAGCCTCTGAAGCAAGGCCTCTTTCTCGATGTCCGAATAGACCCAATGCCTCTCTTTTCCCGCCTGAATACGATACAGCGGCGGCTGGGCGATATACAGGTGCCCCTGGCCAATCAAGTCCACCATGTTGCGGAAGAAGAAGGTCAGCAGCAAGGTGCGGATATGAGAGCCATCGACATCAGCATCGGTCATGATGATCACCCGATGATAGCGCAGCTTCGAGAGGTCAACCTGCTCAAGTATGCCAATCCCCAGGGTGGTGATCAGGGCGCGTATTTCTTCGTGGGCCAGCATTTTATCGGCGGAGGCCTTCTCCACATTGAGGATCTTGCCTTTCAGCGGCAGTATCGCCTGGAACCGACGGTCTCTCCCCTGCTTGGCCGATCCTCCAGCGGAGTCTCCCTCTACCAGAAAGAGCTCACAAAGAGATGGGTCCTTCTCCGAGCATTCAGCCAGCTTGCCAGGCAGGGTGCCACCATCTAAGGAGCCTTTTCGAAAAACGAGTTCTCTTGCCCTGCGGGCTGCCTCCCGTGCTCTGGCAGACGTAAGACACTTTTCCAGGATTCTCCTGGCTTCATTGGGATGCTCCTGAAGATAGTCCGATAGCAATTCAGATACGACCGACTCTACCTGCCCCTTAACCTCAGGATTACCTAACTTAGCTTTCACCTGCCCCTCAAATTGAGGCTCATCCACCTTCACGCTGACAACAGCCGTCAGTCCTCCCCTGACATCCTCCCCGGTCAGACTCATTTCGTCATTCCTGCTGCTATCCTTGTTGTTACCTTTGACCTTATGAAGATAGTCATTGAGTCCACGTGTCAGGGCAGAACGAAAGCCGGTGAGATGGCTACCCCCATCCGCTGTATTCACGCAGTTAGCACAGGTGAGCACCAGTTCACTGTAGCCCGTATTATACTGCAAGGCTACTTCTACAATCGTGCCATCCACCGTCTTCTTCATGTAAACAGGCCTGGGATGAAGGACCTCCTTCCTCCTATTGAGATGCTGGACAAGACTGGCTATGCCGCCCTCGAAGTAGAAGGTTAGCTCCTGGTCAGTCCTGAGATCGTGAAGGTTTATCTCCAAGCCCGGCACAAGGTAGGCTAGTTCGCGGCAGCGCTGCGCCAGGTAGTCGAAATCGTAGCTCAGGTTGGCAAAAAGTTCTTTGTCTGGAAGAAAGATAACGGTCGTTCCGCTGCCTGTAGCCTCACCCTCAATCTTCAGCCCCGCCTGAGGAATACCCCGAACATATTCCTGTGAATAAAGCTTGCCACCACGTTTGACCTCTATCCTCAGCCACGAGGAAAGGGCGTTCACCACCGATGCTCCTACTCCATGCAATCCGCTGGAAGCCTTGTATGTCCCTGAGCGGAACTTGGCGCCGGCGTGGAGTATCGTCATTACCGTCTCTACCGATGAGACTCCGCTATCGGCATGTCTCTCCACCGGTATGCCCCGCCCGTTGTCCGCCACCCTGACCCGGCCATCCTCAAAGAGGGTCACGTCGACCACGTTTGCCCAGCCAGCTACTGCCTCATCGACGCTGTTGTATACGATCTCAAGGATAAGCAGATGAAGTCCGCGCTCGTCCGTGCCACCAATGTACATGCCGGGGCGGCGACGAACAGGCTCCAGACCCTTCAGGACCTGAATGGTTTCAGCAGTATATGTCTTTTCCGGTTGGATAGATGCTTGTTCTTGCACTTGACTTACAACATAAATTATACTATGTTCTTCGCCCATTGGCTAGGGAGTACTTTGACTATTATACACATTGTATTGTCTTTTTCACACTCGTCCCCTTCGCACCTTTATACCTTCCGCCCAACCTCAGCGCCTTCCCGTATGGCATCCAGCCCTTTGCGGGCCTTGGCGGCATCACCAATGATGTATAGTTCTTTCACCTTGCTTTCGATCTGCGCTGCCACTTCGTTTCTGGGCTTGGCACCACAAGCCAGGACTGTGGCATCAAACCTTCTCAATGTCTCCTCACGACCATTTCGCAACACCGTTACGGCCCCTTCAGGCCCGATCTCCTTAACCTGCGTAGAGGTGATTAGTTCCACCTTCTGACCCTTTAGCCTGTTCATTAGGTGCCATCGAACTGTTCCGCCCATATCAGCCCCAACCCGCTTCAGTTGCTCCACTACCACAACCTCCTTGCCCTGCTGGGCCAGAAACTCGGCTGTCTCCAGGCCGGTCATGCCGCCTCCCACCACCAACACCCGTTGGCCAACCGTATGTTTTCGCAGCACATCCCAGGCAGTGATCACGCCCTTCCGTTTCACGCCCGCGATGGGAGGCACCAAAGGCATTGCCCCGGTGGCCACAATTACCGCGTCAGGCTGAAGCTCCTCCACCGTGGCCGCAGTGACTTTCTTGCCCAGGTTTATGTCCATACCCAGTTTCTCAAGTTGCCAGCAAAGATTGTTCAAAAACTTCCTGTGGTCTTCCTTGTGGGGTGGGGTAGCAGCTAATACCCACTGCCCCCCAAGATCTTTGTCTTCCTCAAACAGGCTTACCTTATGCCCTCTTAGGGCAGCAACCCTGGCCGCCTCCAGGCCAGCTAACCCTCCACCGATAACCACCACTTTCTTGGGCCGAGGAGCGGGCACGATCTGCATCTCTCTTTCCCTCCCTGCTTCGGCATTGACGGTGCAGGCAATGGGTTCGGTGGGATCTGAGTCAATGCAGACGTTGCAGGCAATGCACTTCCTGATATCGTTAAACTCTCCCCTCAAGGCCTTGTTGGGCAGGTCTGGATCAGCCAGTAGACCCCTGGCCACGGCTATCAAATCAGCCTTGCCAGATGCCAGCACCTCATCAGCTACCCCGGGGTCATCGAGTCGGCCGGCAACTGCCACCGGCACACGAACGGCTTTCTTCACCCTCTCTGCCAGAGGAACGTTACAGCCGTGTGGCTGGTCATACGGTGGGACGATAACGGGATAGGACCCATAGGCCCCAGATGAAACGCCAACGAGGTCGGCGCCAGCATCCTCGAGGAGACGGGCTGTTTCGCAGGCCATGTCGACGGTCACCCCGCCGGGTACATGGTCAGCGCCATTTATGCGGCAACTCACCGGGAAGTTGCTCCCAGCCTTCTTTTTGATGCGCTGCACAATCTCCACCACGAATCTGGCCCTGCCTGCGACATCGCCGCCATACTTGTCCCGGCGCAGGTTCGCCTGAGGGGAAAGAAAGCCACTCAGCAGATAACCATGACAAGCATGAAGCTCCACCAGGTCAAAGCCAGCCTCTCTTGCTCTTCGAGCACCGTCGGCAAACTTCTCCACCAGGTCCTCAATTTCAGCTATGGTCAACTCCCGGGGTACCTCCTCGTGCGGCGCCCAGGGGATAGGGGAAGGGGCCACTGGGCGGTAGCCCTTGATCTCACCGCCCTGCCGTCCAAGATGCATCAATTCGATGCCTATGGCGGCACCACTGGCATGCACCAGGTCAGTCAACTCTTTAAGTTTTGGGATAAAGCGGTCTTCGTAAATCCCCAACTGAATGTATGAGGCCATGCTCTCATCAATGACCCCAGGAGTCAGGACTATCAAAGCCACGCCCCCCCTGGCACGAGCGGCATAGAAGTCTTTTACTGCCTCACTGACCATGCCGTCCACAGCCAGCCGCTCTATCATGGGTGGCATGATTATCCTGTTTCTTAACTCAAGCTGGCCAATCTTTATGGGCGTGAAGAGGCAGCGTAATGCCTTACCAGGGGCTTTCCGCCCACCGTTGACCCTCGCCTGGTGTCTTGCCATACAGCTCCTTTCCTTGTCTCTTCCTCGGTACAATCCTTCCGCGACTTTGAGTATACTAACCGGAGAAGGCAGCCCGAAAGAAGGCTGCCACCCTTTCGGCAACTTCACCCTCATAGCCCCACCAGAAATGATCGGCTCTCTGGATAATCTCACACCTGGTTGGCTCAGGCAAACCGCCTGACGACCGCTTTAGCTCTTCCGAGGAAATGAAATCATCGTGGGTACCGCAGAGGAATAACTTAGGCGCGCGATAGCTTCTCAGGTGCTCCCACTCTGAAGCGGCTAAGAAAGGAGAGATAAGTGCCAAAGCCCTGACCTTCTCGTTCTCGGGAGCTGCACGGGCAGCAATGCCGGTGGAGAAGGAATAACCTGCCAGACCTATCCTGCTGGTATCAACCCCGCTTGCCGATTCCAGGAAGGCAAGAGCAGCAACCAAATCTGTCTGCTCTCCAACCCCGTTATCATAAACACCCTGGCTCTTGCCCACGCCACGGAAGTTGAAACGAAAGGCGGCCATTGATGCTCGTCCAAGGGCCTGACACACGGCCAGGACGACATTATTGTGCATATCACCGCCGTAAAGCGGGTGCGGATGGCACACCACCACTGCCGGCAAAGGACGATCCGCCCGTGGCAGATGCAGTACGCCCTCAAGCTCAATGCCTGCTCCAGGGAACTTGACTTGCTCCTGCCTTACTTCTGGCCTTTCCACCACTCTCTAATCCTGGCCTTGACCTCCTTCTCATAGCCCTGGTCGCTGGGCGTGTAATAACGTCTATCCCGGAGCTTGTCAGGCATGTTCTGCTGCTCCACAAAGTGTCCGGGATAGTCATGGGCGTACTTGTATCCCTTGCCGTAGCCTTCCTGGTGCATCAGAGAAGTCACCGGGTTTCGCAAGTGCAAGGGCACTGGCTGCTCACCAGTCTGCCTCACGTCTTCCCGCACCTGGGAATAAGCCCGGTACAGGGAATTGCTCTTTGGTGCAGTCGCCAGATAAACGGCTGCTTCAGCCAAGGCCAAATCACCCTCAGGCATGCCGATGAAATGAACCGCCTGCTGAGCAGCCACGGCAACAGCTAAGGCTTGAGGATCTGCCATACCCACATCCTCAGAGGCGGCGCGCAGCAGCCGCCGCGCGATGTACAAGGGGTCCTCCCCCGCCTCCAGCATGCGGCCAAGCCAGTAAAGGGCAGCATCCGGATCAGACCCCCTGATAGACTTATGCAAGGCAGAGATCAGGTTATAGTGTTCTTCACCAGCCTTGTCATACAGCAGAGCACGGTGCTGAAAAGCGTCCTCCATGGTAGGCAGAGAGATCTTTCTCTTTCCTTCGTTGTCGGGGTCTGGCGGGGTGGTGTAGGCAGCCATCTCCAGAGCGTTCAGAGCTATCCGCGCATCTCCACTCGACATGGCTACCAAATGTTTCAAGGCCTCAGTGTCCAGTTCAGCGTTCAGCTTCCCCAGCCCCCTCTCCTCATCTGCCAAAGCTCGCTGGATGATAAGGCGAATTTGGTCATCGGTTAGCGTCTTGAGGGTGAAAACCCGGCAGCGGGAGAGAAGAGGCGAGATGACCTCGAAGGAGGGGTTCTCGGTGGTAGCGCCAATAAGGGTAACCGTTCCGTCTTCCACAAAGGGCAAAATGGCATCCTGTTGGGCTTTGTTGAAGCGATGTATCTCATCAATGAACACGATAGTGCGCTGCTGATGCATTCCCCGTCTTTCCTTGGCCTCTTCTACGAGGCGCCGCAAGTCGGCTACGCCGGCGCTCACTGCTGATATGGGGCTGAAGTGGGATTTGGTAATGCTGGCGATGATGTAAGCCAAGGTTGTCTTGCCGCTCCCCGGTGGGCCCCAGAATATGATGGAAGGTAACTGGTCGGCTTCAATGCTCTTCCTCAGGATCCGCTCTTCCCCTACCAGATGCTCCTGACCCATAAATTCCTCAAAGTTTCTGGGCCGCATGCGCGCTGCCAGCGGCGCTTCGTGCTTCAATTGCCGTTTTCTGTGGTGCTCAAACATGTCCATTAAGCCATCGCCACTACCAGAGGGCAAAGTGCCAATGCCTCAAACAAAAGGCCAGCACACGACCAAAATGCCTTCGTCTATAAGCAATCGCTTTGAATCCATCTACCCTTGTATATTATACCAGGCCATCAGGGACATCGGCTTTGCCGCTCGACCCATTGGGCTCTCTCTTAGGCTTCCTTGCTGAGCAGCCTGATACGGTCAAGCTGGCGATTCACTCTGTCAAAAAGCGTCTCCCGCCCCTCCCGAAACCGCCTCCCCTCCTGCCGCTTCCCGGCCCATTCATCAATCGAGGCCAGAATCGTAAACCGCACCACCCCATCATCGCCCGCAACAGCCTCCCTTTCCAGCGGAATCCCCAGTCGCCTCAACCCATTCTCCAGAGCCGAATCCCGGGAAGGGTCATAGTTGCGCCAGTCGCCATCCAGGTAGACTTCACATCCCAGATGGTCCTGCTCCCGGGGAAGATCACCCAGCAGGCCAGCCAGCCCTTTGTCTTGCTCTATCAACTGTGCCAGCAGCCGGCTCTCGGCTTTGATCCTGAAAACCCTGTACCTGGCCGGAATCGACACCGCCCGAGACATGGCCACCAACAGGTTAGTCTTGCCACAGCACATCCCCCATCCTTTTCTCAGCGTGTCTGATGCCCTGATGTCCCAGTCTTCGAGGCCGTAGGGAAGCTCTTTCACGAACCGGAAGATTCGATCGAACTTGTCTCGGTCATACTCGCAGTCCCGAGCCAACTCAACAGCTTTGTCTCGGACTGATGGATCCTTGTCAAAATCGCAAAGTTCAGTCGGCAGTAAGTAAGAGTCCAATCCATTCACAGCATGATCTTCAAAGCAACCGCATTAGCCAAAAACACCCGCCTGAAATAGCTCCAGGAATTCTTCATCTGACATACCTAGTAACCGGGTACAAACATGCTCCGTATGCTGCCCTAGACACGGAGCAGACATATTAGGTCTGGCTGGTGTTTCGGATAGCCGCGACGGCTGGCCCAGGTGAAGAAAGGGATCCAGAACGTGATGGTCCAGCTTCCAGAAGTATCCCCGCTTCCTCAACTGAGGGTCAAGGCACAGGTCTCTGGCATTCTGCACCACGCCGGCCGGGATGCCCCTGGACTGCATCTTGGCCATTACCTCCTCGGCGGTGAAATTGACCGTCCACTCCTCTATCAGTGTGTTCAACTCAGCCTCATTTCTCGTCCGACTCAACAAAGTGGAAAATCTCGAATCTTGACTCCAATCGGGGTTGCAGAGCTGGCACAGGGCCTGCCACTCCTCCTCGCTGAAGACAGCGATGGCACACCACCTATCCTCTCCCTGGCAACGGAAAACGCCATGGGGACAAGCGTAGGGGGAGGCATTTCCCAATCTCTCTCCTTGACGCCTGTTGAAGGTATAGTCCAGCATAGCAGGAGCCAGGAAATGAATGCTGGCTTCCAACTGGGAGCAATCGATATATTGCCCTTTTCCGGTACGCCGTCTGTAGTCCAGGGCGGCAATCAGAGTTGCCGCCGCAAACCGAGGACTGATGAAATCGGAATAAGCCGAGGGCAAAGGCAGGCAGCTACCGTCCGGCCAACCGGTGAAGTGAGCAAAACCGGCCAGACCAGTCAGGGGAATGCCGAAGGCGCTGAAGCTGGCATGGGGGCCGTCCTGGCCTTGACTGGAAGCGCTCAACATAATTATGTCGGATTTGATCTTTCTCACGCTTTCATAGTCCAGCCCCCACCTCTCCATCGTCCCCGGAGAGTAGCTTTCCACTATCACGTCTGCCCAGGCAACCAGTCTCCTGGCCATCTCTCTTGCCCTGGGATGGTTCATATCCAGACTGAGGCTGTACTTGTTGGCATTGAAGAAAGCGTAATACCCAGCACGGTCAACCCCCGGGATATTATCTTTGAAAGGTGGTGATACCCTGGTGCCGCAGGGCCTTTGTGGGGATTCCACCCTGACCACTGTTGCCCCATAGTCAGCCAGGTACTTGGTGACCAGAGGGCCGGCCACGCCCCAGGAGAAATCAAGCACTTTCACTCCCTCAAAAGGCTGCTGTTGCATCTCTCTTCCGCCAGGGAAATCAGATCGCTCCGGCTTGCTTCAGTGCCACCAGTTGCTGGCTGGAAAGGCCCAGTTCATCCTGATAGACCTCTCTGTTGTGCTCACCTATCCGGGGAGCGCGACGATAGCGAAAGGACATGGCCGAACTCTTAGCAAACGGGCCAGGATAGCTGAAACTTTCGTCCAGGTCATCATGCCTGACCTTCACCCAGTAGCCTCTGGCTTTCAGTTGCTGGTTCTGCACTATCTCGCCGGGAGTCAACACCGGGCAAAGCGTCAGCCCGCGACTCATAGCCTGTTCGTATAACTCGCCAGCCTTGTAGCGTCGGAATAGCGAAGACACCAGCGCCTCCAGATGGTCTTCTACCTCCTCAGTGGCAGTGGCCATGTCAAACTCTTCCCAGTTCATCGATCTTACAAAGTCATCAGCCAGCCCTTCGCTGTCCAGCCAGGCTGCCAGGGCAGTATTACCTTTAGCACCAAAAGCTCCACCAGCGAAGTAGAATATCACACACCCGTCCCTGCATTCCCATAGCTGCCGTTGCTTTGCTGACGTAAGGCCAGCCCGATACGGCCCCGCACGTTTCAGGATTACCCTGTTCATCTCCCAGAAGGGTACAGCATTAGCGGTGCTAGCTATGAGGCTGGCCCGGGCTGAAACGTCTATGTGTTGTCCCTGGCCACTCGATCCCCTTTGGTAGAGAGCCACCAGTGTAGCGACAGCCGCCTCACTGGCAGCATGCAGATAAGCCTGATCGCAACTGATACGCAGTGGGGGCCGATCAGGTTCCCCTGTCATGTACATGTAACCCCCCATGGCCATGAGCGTAATGTCAGTGGCTTTATGATCCCGATAGGGGCCACTGCCGCCAAAGGGGGTGATAGAGGTAAACACCAGTCCCGGATTGATCTCTTTCAGCCTGGAATAACCCAGGCCGAGACCCTCAAGA
It encodes the following:
- a CDS encoding prenyltransferase; the protein is MATVRTWFLETRPSFLLLVPACVLLGLATAVYDTRELNALHFGLAFLGALLAHISVNVLNDYFDYQTGIDLNTRRTPFSGGSGILPAGLLSPRKVFIFGIACLLAVAAIGAYFISEYTWRILPIGVLGVLVVYFYTTHLTKDPLLCAIAPGLGFGPLMVLGIYFTQTGEYTLSAGLASMIPGFLVSNLLLLNQFPDVEADRAGARRHLLITLGRERSAKIYAGLILATYVWLVFSVAFQKLPWGALLGLLTLPLGIQAVRGVLRYSEDIDNLIPFLARNVMVTLLTPLLAGVGILISTAFS
- a CDS encoding DUF1328 domain-containing protein; protein product: MLALAIIFLALGLIALILGARRIASCTFRIAEFLFIVALIIFVALLVVYLLR
- the gyrB gene encoding DNA topoisomerase (ATP-hydrolyzing) subunit B encodes the protein MGEEHSIIYVVSQVQEQASIQPEKTYTAETIQVLKGLEPVRRRPGMYIGGTDERGLHLLILEIVYNSVDEAVAGWANVVDVTLFEDGRVRVADNGRGIPVERHADSGVSSVETVMTILHAGAKFRSGTYKASSGLHGVGASVVNALSSWLRIEVKRGGKLYSQEYVRGIPQAGLKIEGEATGSGTTVIFLPDKELFANLSYDFDYLAQRCRELAYLVPGLEINLHDLRTDQELTFYFEGGIASLVQHLNRRKEVLHPRPVYMKKTVDGTIVEVALQYNTGYSELVLTCANCVNTADGGSHLTGFRSALTRGLNDYLHKVKGNNKDSSRNDEMSLTGEDVRGGLTAVVSVKVDEPQFEGQVKAKLGNPEVKGQVESVVSELLSDYLQEHPNEARRILEKCLTSARAREAARRARELVFRKGSLDGGTLPGKLAECSEKDPSLCELFLVEGDSAGGSAKQGRDRRFQAILPLKGKILNVEKASADKMLAHEEIRALITTLGIGILEQVDLSKLRYHRVIIMTDADVDGSHIRTLLLTFFFRNMVDLIGQGHLYIAQPPLYRIQAGKERHWVYSDIEKEALLQRLGDKSRKAEVQRYKGLGEMSPEQLWETTMNPATRTMLQVHIEEAAKADEVFHMLMGEEVPPRKAFIQAHAKSVKNLDV
- a CDS encoding FAD-dependent oxidoreductase yields the protein MRVKLPKGWQPSFGLPSPVSILKVAEGLYRGRDKERSCMARHQARVNGGRKAPGKALRCLFTPIKIGQLELRNRIIMPPMIERLAVDGMVSEAVKDFYAARARGGVALIVLTPGVIDESMASYIQLGIYEDRFIPKLKELTDLVHASGAAIGIELMHLGRQGGEIKGYRPVAPSPIPWAPHEEVPRELTIAEIEDLVEKFADGARRAREAGFDLVELHACHGYLLSGFLSPQANLRRDKYGGDVAGRARFVVEIVQRIKKKAGSNFPVSCRINGADHVPGGVTVDMACETARLLEDAGADLVGVSSGAYGSYPVIVPPYDQPHGCNVPLAERVKKAVRVPVAVAGRLDDPGVADEVLASGKADLIAVARGLLADPDLPNKALRGEFNDIRKCIACNVCIDSDPTEPIACTVNAEAGREREMQIVPAPRPKKVVVIGGGLAGLEAARVAALRGHKVSLFEEDKDLGGQWVLAATPPHKEDHRKFLNNLCWQLEKLGMDINLGKKVTAATVEELQPDAVIVATGAMPLVPPIAGVKRKGVITAWDVLRKHTVGQRVLVVGGGMTGLETAEFLAQQGKEVVVVEQLKRVGADMGGTVRWHLMNRLKGQKVELITSTQVKEIGPEGAVTVLRNGREETLRRFDATVLACGAKPRNEVAAQIESKVKELYIIGDAAKARKGLDAIREGAEVGRKV
- a CDS encoding replication-associated recombination protein A, whose protein sequence is MDMFEHHRKRQLKHEAPLAARMRPRNFEEFMGQEHLVGEERILRKSIEADQLPSIIFWGPPGSGKTTLAYIIASITKSHFSPISAVSAGVADLRRLVEEAKERRGMHQQRTIVFIDEIHRFNKAQQDAILPFVEDGTVTLIGATTENPSFEVISPLLSRCRVFTLKTLTDDQIRLIIQRALADEERGLGKLNAELDTEALKHLVAMSSGDARIALNALEMAAYTTPPDPDNEGKRKISLPTMEDAFQHRALLYDKAGEEHYNLISALHKSIRGSDPDAALYWLGRMLEAGEDPLYIARRLLRAASEDVGMADPQALAVAVAAQQAVHFIGMPEGDLALAEAAVYLATAPKSNSLYRAYSQVREDVRQTGEQPVPLHLRNPVTSLMHQEGYGKGYKYAHDYPGHFVEQQNMPDKLRDRRYYTPSDQGYEKEVKARIREWWKGQK
- a CDS encoding radical SAM protein translates to MASYVGLYRRGGLSQRVEEARQILRSCRVCPHDCQANRLGSELGKCRTGARALVSSYGPHFGEEAPLVGRGGSGTIFFTNCNLKCVFCQNYSISQMGEGREVSTEEVAAMMLFLQKRGCHNINLVSPTHVVPQILEALELAVAEGLSAPLVYNSGGYDSVETLKLLEGIVDIYMPDMKYSDNEIARQYSGIDNYPSVNRAAVNEMHRQVGDLEVDEWGIAIKGLLIRHLVLPHGLAGTEEIARFLAREISLNTYLNVMAQYHPCHQAFRFPLLSRSIAREEFAEAVDLARRQGLKRLDRLHAFLE
- a CDS encoding alpha/beta hydrolase codes for the protein MVERPEVRQEQVKFPGAGIELEGVLHLPRADRPLPAVVVCHPHPLYGGDMHNNVVLAVCQALGRASMAAFRFNFRGVGKSQGVYDNGVGEQTDLVAALAFLESASGVDTSRIGLAGYSFSTGIAARAAPENEKVRALALISPFLAASEWEHLRSYRAPKLFLCGTHDDFISSEELKRSSGGLPEPTRCEIIQRADHFWWGYEGEVAERVAAFFRAAFSG
- a CDS encoding acylphosphatase translates to MTVYDCGSDSSLASLHALVRGLVQGVYFRAFVRQHATALGLTGYVRNLPHTGAVEVKAEGERSRLEELLKHLRRGPVDARVERVEVEWGEYSGDFLGFIIRH